Proteins encoded in a region of the Quercus lobata isolate SW786 chromosome 8, ValleyOak3.0 Primary Assembly, whole genome shotgun sequence genome:
- the LOC115956773 gene encoding uncharacterized protein LOC115956773, with product MSVARLPAEIDDWESKKAKRMASPMLGFSDEDKVGIVQPHDDVLVITLKIRGYDVKRVLVDQGSAVEVMYPDLYKGLNLKLEDLTAYDSLLVNFEGKTVTPRGQIRLPIQTGSDIVDVDFIVVDAYSPYTAIVARPWLHALRAVSSTLHQKVKYLSEGWVKEVIEDQAMARQCMVSAISRRPSAEPSTSTNNDL from the coding sequence ATGTCGGTGGCTCGACTTCCTGCTGAGATTGACGACTGGGAGTCTAAAAAGGCTAAGAGGATGGCCTCACCCATGCTGGGCTTCTCGGATGAAGATAAGGTCGGAATTGTCCAACCCCACGATGATGTTCTAGTCATCACGCTCAAGATTAGGGgatatgatgtgaagagagtgTTAGTCGATCAGGGTAGCGCtgtggaagtaatgtaccccgacctatacaaggggctgaatcTGAAACTCGAAGACTTGACGGCATATGACTCCCTTTTGGTAAACTTCGAAGGGAAAACCGTTACTCCGAGAGGCCAGATTAGACTGCCCATACAAACAGGTTCGGATATAGTGGATGTGGACTTTATAGTGGTGGACGCATACTCGCCTTACACAGCCATTGTAGCTAGGCCTTGGCTTCATGCCTTAAGGGCTGTTTCCTCTACTCTAcaccagaaggtgaagtacTTGTCGGAAGGTTGGGTTAAAGAAGTTATAGAGGACCAGGCCATGGCTCGACAATGCATGGTGTCCGCTATCTCACGACGACCGAGTGCTGAACCCTCAACCTCTACTAATAACgacttatag
- the LOC115956771 gene encoding uncharacterized protein LOC115956771: protein MSKALDRISQLPFTRKMEGAELPQRFHQPTFTIYNGRTDPVEHVSQFNQKMAVHSKDETLMCKVFPSSLEPMTMRWFDGLRPNSINSFKQLTHAFGSRFITSSRVPRPSDSLLSLSMREGETLKAYLDRYWELYNEIEGDYDDVAISTFKRGLSTKHGLRKSLTGKPVTSLRQLMDRINKYKRIEEDQQLGKGKTKFLPQERRDFRSDRFSNNNRSRRDYTKQPGSTRVQAVYAVFRDPLHQVLEKIRNEPFFKWPNRMVEDPTKRNQNLYC from the coding sequence ATGAGCAAAGCCCTGGACCGAATCTCCCAGTTACCCTTCACACGCAAGATGGAGGGGGCTGAACTCCCTCAACGGTTCCATCAACCTACCTTCACCATATATAATGGTCGGACGGACCCCGTAGAGCACGTAAGTCAGTTCAACCAGAAGATGGCCGTCCATTCCAAAGACGAAactttgatgtgcaaagtattTCCATCTAGTTTGGAACCGATgacgatgagatggtttgacggCCTCAGGCCAAActccataaattcctttaagCAGCTAACCCACGCCTTCGGCTCTCGCTTCATCACGAGCAGCAGGGTTCCTCGACCCTCGGATTCCCTTCTATCGTTATCCATGCGAGAGGGGGAGACCCTAAAAGCCTACTTGGATAGGTATTGGGAATtgtataatgagatagagggCGATTATGATGACGTTGCCATCAGTACGTTCAAGAGAGGCTTGTCGACCAAGCACGGTTTAAGAAAATCCCTAACTGGGAAACCGGTTACCAGCctgcgccaactcatggaccgaATCAACAAGTACAAGAGGATCGAAGAAGACCAACAGTTGGGTAAGGGTAAAACAAAGTTtctccctcaggagaggagggacttcaggtcggaccgaTTTAGCAACAACAACCGATCGAGGAGAGACTACACGAAGCAACCTGGATCTACTAGAGTGCAAGCAGTCTACGCTGTGTTCCGAGATCCATTACATCAGGTTTTGGAGAAAATCAGGAACGaaccattcttcaaatggccaaatagGATGGTGGAGGACCCCACGAAACGCAACCAGAACCTATACTGTTAG